Proteins encoded within one genomic window of Polaribacter sp. NJDZ03:
- a CDS encoding geranylgeranylglyceryl/heptaprenylglyceryl phosphate synthase, which translates to MNIYKNILLAKKEGKKLLAVLIDPEKIDLKNIVSFFEKVHQSITTHIFVGGSTDKDNVTDTVVAAIKKTTHLPVVLFPGDVKQISQKADGILFLSLLSGRNPEYLIEQQIRSVPFLKDSSLEIISTGYILIDGKKDTATQKVSNTKPIAQENTELILNTALAGEFSGKKLIYLEAGSGATEAVSHNIITVVGENLNIPLIVGGGIRSKKQLETAFNAGADLVVIGTAFENDEAFFNQLKK; encoded by the coding sequence CATTTTACTAGCAAAAAAAGAAGGCAAAAAACTGTTAGCAGTTTTAATCGATCCAGAAAAGATTGATCTAAAAAACATCGTTTCTTTTTTTGAAAAAGTACATCAATCTATAACAACGCATATATTTGTTGGTGGTAGTACAGATAAAGATAACGTAACGGATACAGTTGTTGCGGCAATTAAAAAAACAACGCATTTGCCTGTTGTTCTTTTTCCTGGTGATGTAAAACAAATCTCTCAAAAAGCAGACGGAATTCTATTTTTAAGTCTACTTTCTGGCAGAAATCCAGAATATTTAATTGAACAACAAATAAGAAGTGTCCCTTTTTTGAAGGATTCTTCTTTAGAGATTATTTCTACAGGATATATCTTAATTGATGGCAAAAAAGATACAGCTACCCAAAAAGTAAGCAACACAAAACCAATTGCGCAAGAAAACACCGAACTCATTTTAAACACCGCTTTAGCTGGCGAATTTTCTGGTAAAAAACTAATTTACCTAGAAGCCGGTTCCGGAGCGACTGAGGCAGTCAGCCATAATATTATCACTGTTGTGGGTGAGAATTTAAACATTCCTTTAATTGTTGGTGGCGGAATTCGTTCTAAAAAACAATTAGAAACCGCTTTTAATGCTGGTGCAGATTTAGTGGTTATTGGTACTGCTTTTGAAAATGATGAAGCGTTTTTTAATCAACTTAAAAAATAA
- the pnuC gene encoding nicotinamide riboside transporter PnuC yields MSEIIDFLFGQYKTYSTTDISLEIIAIIFGFLSVWYSKLNKIWVFPTGMISTLIFVYLLYKWELLGDMMINAYYFVMSVYGWYIWTYKSDGEHETPISRTTLKEKKLSIFIFIATLIFVYGIYTYFEKWTSWTAYVDTLTTAIFFVGMWLMAKRKIENWIYWIVGDIISAPLYFYKGFTFTSFQYLIFTFIAISGYLAWKKNLNKTQLTL; encoded by the coding sequence ATGTCAGAAATTATCGATTTCCTTTTCGGACAATATAAAACCTATTCTACTACAGATATTTCATTAGAAATTATTGCTATAATATTCGGTTTCTTATCTGTTTGGTACTCTAAATTGAATAAAATATGGGTTTTTCCTACAGGAATGATTAGCACGCTTATTTTTGTGTACCTACTTTATAAATGGGAACTTTTAGGTGATATGATGATAAATGCCTACTACTTTGTTATGAGTGTTTATGGCTGGTATATTTGGACTTATAAAAGCGATGGTGAGCATGAAACGCCGATTTCTAGAACTACTTTAAAAGAAAAAAAACTAAGTATCTTTATCTTTATAGCAACCTTAATTTTTGTGTACGGAATTTATACGTATTTCGAAAAATGGACAAGTTGGACGGCTTATGTAGACACCCTTACAACAGCTATTTTCTTTGTAGGAATGTGGTTAATGGCAAAACGAAAAATAGAAAACTGGATTTATTGGATTGTGGGAGATATTATTTCTGCTCCTTTGTATTTCTATAAAGGCTTCACTTTTACGAGTTTTCAATATTTAATATTTACTTTTATAGCAATATCAGGTTATTTAGCATGGAAAAAGAACTTAAACAAGACCCAATTAACATTGTAA
- a CDS encoding AAA family ATPase translates to MEKELKQDPINIVKVVLFGPESSGKTTLSRHLARYYNTVWAPEFAREYLQEKWNNERKTCEKEDLLPIAIGQMKLENSLAKKADKILICDTDLLETKVYSEEFYGGFVDERLNEAASKNQYDLYLLTYIDTPWEEDDLRDRPELRLEMFNAFEKSLIDNNRPYILLKGDKETRLRNATEVINKIIADKNDLHSFSKSL, encoded by the coding sequence ATGGAAAAAGAACTTAAACAAGACCCAATTAACATTGTAAAAGTAGTTTTATTTGGACCAGAATCTTCAGGAAAAACAACTCTTTCTCGTCATTTAGCGCGTTATTATAATACGGTTTGGGCACCAGAATTTGCACGTGAATATTTACAAGAAAAATGGAACAACGAGCGTAAAACGTGCGAAAAAGAAGATTTACTTCCTATTGCCATCGGACAAATGAAATTAGAAAATTCTTTAGCAAAAAAGGCTGATAAAATTTTAATTTGCGACACCGATTTATTAGAAACAAAAGTATATTCCGAAGAGTTTTATGGTGGTTTTGTTGATGAAAGACTAAACGAAGCAGCAAGCAAAAACCAGTATGATTTGTACTTATTAACCTATATAGATACGCCTTGGGAAGAAGATGATTTACGAGACAGACCAGAACTGCGTTTAGAAATGTTTAATGCTTTTGAAAAATCTTTAATAGACAATAACAGACCTTATATTTTATTAAAAGGAGATAAAGAAACGCGCTTAAGAAACGCAACAGAAGTTATTAATAAGATTATTGCCGATAAAAACGATTTGCATTCTTTTTCTAAATCTTTATAA
- the arfB gene encoding alternative ribosome rescue aminoacyl-tRNA hydrolase ArfB: MNKENILKELNFKGIRSSGAGGQHVNKTSSKIELTFDLENSLSLSDNEKELLKTKLSSKLTKDNNLILFCEETRSQHRNKDLAIKRFLELLRVSLIRPKKRRPTKPSKSSVRKNAEKKKRTSVKKALRKKPGLD, from the coding sequence ATGAACAAAGAAAACATACTAAAAGAACTTAATTTTAAAGGCATTAGAAGTTCTGGTGCTGGTGGGCAACATGTAAATAAAACATCTTCTAAAATTGAATTAACTTTCGATTTAGAAAACTCTCTTTCTCTTTCTGATAACGAAAAAGAACTTTTAAAAACCAAGCTTTCTTCTAAATTAACAAAAGACAATAACCTCATCTTATTTTGTGAAGAAACACGTTCTCAGCACAGAAACAAAGACTTAGCAATCAAACGGTTTTTAGAATTATTACGTGTCAGTTTAATTCGTCCGAAAAAAAGAAGACCTACAAAACCAAGTAAATCTTCTGTTCGAAAAAATGCAGAAAAGAAAAAGAGAACTTCTGTGAAAAAAGCATTGAGAAAAAAACCAGGATTAGATTAA
- a CDS encoding phosphotransferase, with protein MKYIDIHTDLKVIKEFLLEINFLKESEEILSVEKPGEGNMNVVLRVKTNQRSFIVKQSRPFVQKYQDIPAPEDRIDVEYQFYKAIESPAVTSHIPKILAYDAKNYVLILEDLGNCEDMSFLYKNRVIETESIQLLVDILSNIHKSDISNTYPENKELRALNHQHIFVLPFAVDNGFSLDTIQDGLEAVSQTYKNDEKLKEQIALVGERYLSEGTTLLHGDYYPGSWMTKEDDVFVIDPEFSFKGFPEFDLGVMAAHIVMATGNKLLISTVKKAYTLKFSERLFLQITGIEIMRRLIGLAQLPLDRTLEEKKELLEIARLLIVD; from the coding sequence ATGAAATATATTGATATACATACAGATTTAAAAGTCATCAAAGAATTTCTATTAGAAATCAATTTTTTAAAGGAGTCTGAAGAAATTTTATCCGTAGAAAAACCAGGAGAAGGGAACATGAATGTGGTGTTGCGTGTAAAAACCAATCAGCGTTCTTTTATTGTAAAACAATCGCGTCCTTTTGTTCAGAAATATCAAGATATTCCTGCGCCAGAAGATAGAATTGATGTAGAATATCAATTTTATAAAGCGATTGAAAGTCCTGCTGTTACTTCTCATATTCCTAAAATTCTTGCTTATGATGCAAAAAATTATGTATTGATTTTAGAAGATTTAGGGAATTGCGAAGACATGAGCTTTCTTTATAAAAACCGTGTTATTGAAACGGAATCAATTCAACTTTTGGTAGATATTCTTTCTAATATTCATAAAAGTGATATTTCTAATACGTATCCAGAAAACAAAGAATTACGTGCGTTAAATCATCAACATATATTTGTTTTACCTTTTGCTGTTGATAATGGTTTTTCTTTAGATACGATTCAAGATGGATTAGAAGCAGTATCACAAACTTATAAAAACGATGAAAAATTAAAAGAACAAATTGCTTTGGTTGGAGAGCGTTATTTATCCGAAGGAACAACTCTTTTACACGGAGATTATTATCCTGGTAGTTGGATGACCAAAGAAGATGATGTATTTGTAATTGACCCAGAATTTAGTTTTAAAGGTTTTCCAGAATTCGATTTAGGAGTTATGGCGGCACATATAGTGATGGCAACCGGAAATAAACTACTAATTTCTACTGTTAAAAAAGCGTATACATTAAAGTTTAGTGAACGTCTTTTCTTACAAATAACAGGAATTGAAATTATGAGGAGGTTAATTGGTTTAGCCCAACTTCCGTTGGATAGAACTTTAGAAGAAAAGAAAGAATTACTTGAAATAGCGAGATTATTAATTGTTGATTAA
- a CDS encoding nucleoside hydrolase — translation MKTIYTFILFLLVSAFAEAQQKPIHLIIDADTANEVDDLFALVRAIDEPAFNLLAITSAQFHTSPQATDNTVGESQAINEQIIKVMNRPEIKLPLGSNVPLASMTTPSPSEASRFIIEKAHEMKGNEKLDLVILGSCTNVASAILEDPSIISKIRVNYLGFWHTVKTNTYSKKEFNSRNDPFAVDVLLNTVDLEFNVMTATTSQHLVFKKKTIDKQLKGKGGIKDILVNRWDTYNRWWTKKDPKKKKWVMWDVALIEALINPEFATITPLQTPKENTKRTIGVYTGLDKKAMEKAFWKHLNKL, via the coding sequence ATGAAAACGATATACACATTTATACTCTTCTTGTTGGTTTCAGCCTTTGCAGAAGCACAACAGAAACCGATACATTTAATTATAGATGCAGACACCGCAAATGAAGTAGATGATCTTTTTGCACTGGTTCGTGCAATAGATGAACCTGCTTTTAATCTTTTAGCAATTACTTCAGCACAGTTTCATACATCGCCACAAGCAACGGATAATACGGTTGGTGAAAGTCAGGCTATTAATGAGCAAATCATTAAAGTGATGAACCGCCCAGAAATTAAATTGCCTTTAGGTAGTAATGTTCCGTTAGCGTCTATGACAACACCTTCTCCTTCGGAAGCTTCTAGATTTATTATAGAAAAAGCACACGAAATGAAAGGTAACGAAAAGTTAGATTTGGTTATTTTGGGTTCTTGTACTAATGTTGCTTCGGCAATTTTAGAAGATCCTTCTATCATTTCTAAAATCCGTGTAAATTATCTTGGTTTTTGGCACACGGTAAAAACGAATACGTATAGTAAAAAAGAGTTCAATTCTCGTAATGATCCTTTTGCAGTGGATGTACTTTTAAATACGGTAGATTTAGAGTTTAATGTAATGACGGCGACTACTTCTCAGCATTTAGTTTTTAAAAAGAAAACCATCGATAAGCAGTTAAAAGGAAAAGGCGGCATTAAAGACATCTTAGTAAATCGTTGGGATACGTACAACCGTTGGTGGACAAAAAAGGATCCTAAAAAGAAAAAATGGGTAATGTGGGATGTTGCGCTTATTGAGGCTTTAATAAACCCTGAGTTTGCAACAATAACACCTTTGCAAACGCCAAAAGAAAACACAAAACGGACTATTGGTGTCTACACCGGTTTAGATAAAAAAGCAATGGAAAAGGCTTTTTGGAAACACCTTAATAAATTGTAA
- a CDS encoding SusD/RagB family nutrient-binding outer membrane lipoprotein gives MKNYKNIFLAIFVFSTFFTACTNGFEEINTNNNNPESVAPQFLLTNVLSVSSDLNAYDQGFRQSNYLAQFSASIEFERIDRYEMGSNSGYWNAIFGLLSDIESIQNSETTNSAYNAVGDIMKSYLFSQLTDLWNDVPYTQAIGAIDGVFSPKYDTQESIYTDSETGILATLKNAVATLENNNAIIEGDVLFNGDLSKWIKFSNSLQVRYLMRISKRLSDFSDLQALADSGNLMQSNNDNAVLPYLSTSPNQFPLFNAASGINNEHTMTITVEEILKSWNDPRMAVLYKPTNATANTTAEFHGLLNGQSSNSIAASGVDLNNISLFGTIFRDTPNGVDAQYMQYSETQFALAEAVAKGFISGDVNTYYQNGIAASFAYYNTEIPADYFTRTAVALDGSNDDITKIMTQKWLSLISVGHEAWFNIRRTGIPNLVAGPDNFNQDRYPVRYLYPESEQASNNANYKEAAENIGGDNINSKGWWEKD, from the coding sequence ATGAAAAATTATAAAAATATATTTTTAGCAATCTTCGTTTTTAGTACATTTTTTACTGCGTGTACTAACGGTTTCGAAGAAATTAATACAAATAATAATAACCCAGAATCCGTTGCTCCACAGTTTTTATTAACCAATGTTCTTTCGGTTTCTTCAGATTTAAATGCCTACGACCAAGGTTTTAGACAATCCAATTATTTAGCCCAGTTTTCGGCTAGTATTGAGTTTGAACGTATTGATCGTTATGAAATGGGATCTAATAGTGGCTATTGGAATGCTATTTTTGGTTTGCTTTCTGATATTGAATCGATACAAAATTCAGAAACCACAAACAGTGCTTATAATGCCGTTGGTGATATTATGAAAAGTTATTTATTTTCTCAACTTACCGATTTATGGAATGATGTTCCATATACACAAGCTATAGGTGCTATTGATGGTGTTTTTTCGCCTAAATACGATACACAAGAAAGTATTTATACAGATTCTGAAACAGGTATTTTGGCTACTTTAAAAAATGCTGTCGCAACGTTAGAAAACAACAATGCTATTATTGAAGGTGATGTTTTATTTAATGGCGATTTAAGTAAATGGATAAAATTTTCCAACTCTTTACAAGTTCGTTATTTAATGCGTATTAGTAAACGTTTAAGTGATTTTTCAGATTTACAAGCTTTGGCAGATTCAGGTAACCTCATGCAATCTAACAACGATAACGCGGTTCTTCCTTATTTAAGTACATCACCAAATCAGTTTCCTTTATTTAATGCAGCTTCTGGTATTAATAATGAACATACCATGACGATTACTGTAGAAGAAATTTTAAAATCTTGGAACGATCCTAGAATGGCAGTTTTATACAAACCTACAAATGCAACTGCTAATACAACCGCAGAATTTCATGGTTTATTAAACGGACAATCTAGTAATAGTATTGCCGCTAGTGGTGTAGACTTAAATAATATTTCTTTATTCGGAACTATTTTTAGAGATACTCCTAATGGCGTAGACGCACAATATATGCAATATTCCGAAACTCAATTTGCTCTGGCAGAAGCTGTTGCTAAAGGTTTTATTTCTGGTGATGTAAATACGTATTACCAAAACGGAATTGCAGCTAGTTTTGCTTATTATAACACAGAAATTCCTGCAGATTATTTTACAAGAACTGCAGTTGCTTTAGATGGAAGTAACGATGATATCACAAAAATTATGACTCAAAAATGGTTGAGTTTAATTTCTGTAGGTCATGAAGCTTGGTTTAATATTCGTAGAACCGGAATTCCTAATTTAGTAGCTGGTCCAGATAATTTTAATCAAGATCGTTATCCAGTTCGTTATTTGTATCCAGAATCAGAGCAAGCTTCTAACAACGCTAATTATAAAGAAGCTGCAGAAAACATTGGTGGAGACAATATTAATAGTAAAGGTTGGTGGGAAAAAGATTGA
- a CDS encoding SusC/RagA family TonB-linked outer membrane protein, whose amino-acid sequence MKNLFFGLLALFTISLSAQEDLVVYVIDYETKAPIKNITVTLVNDQQGYEAEKTTNEVGKASFNSIAAANGYQVIFDGNKTYGTTISDMVDVRSNEESVVKLLLFPASFQQEILNEVVVTALGIKREKQSLVSSVTTIKPAALTEVTLTNVVNSLAGQVAGVKVTNGSSGVGSSSRIVIRGENSLSSSNQPLFVVDGVPISNEQITSDLVNDGSLQEVDYGNGASEISPDDIASISILKGAGSAALYGARAANGVVLITTKRGEKKKGLGISINSSLTIETLLTLPDYQNVYGGGSNGEYSFQNGAGAGVNDGGLSSYGPRLDQGFLINQFDSPSVDINGNTVRAGDVIARTQADGTLTPITPTAWVSNPNNVRNFFKTGITKQNNIAISSSGDKGSSRFSYSNLINEGIVPNTDLKRDGISISLNQELHNKLHVNAFVNYINTRSGNRPNLGYGYENPLYGFNWTGRQADINSFKNYWQAGQEGSQHFDINYNWLTNPYLTVFENTNSFNKNRFLGNAAAVYNITDKLTATIRTGLDTYNDKREFRRAVSTNANLEGSYREDNVFFKELNTDVLISYDDVINENWKYNVSAGANRFDQEIEYSYTLAPQLAIPDIFTLANSKAALVAESNTFTKRINSVYATGNLNYKDALYFDVSYRNDWSSTLPANNNSFGYYSAGVSAVISKLVTLPEAISFLKLRFSGASVGNDTDPYQNNQNFLLNQNYGTNFRVTNENVLKNSNLKPERLNALETGVEAWFFKNRLQVDVSAYQNTSVDQIISSPISQASGFGNFNINGGEVRTRGLEILLSSILIKNKDFKWESSVNFSTSRSIVTELPEGVDQFVTGSADVFSGSGGSNSVFYIAQEGGRVGDMFGTGFVEIDGKILHNANGLPVQDPNLRLLGNYNPDFQIGFNNNFTYKNINLSFLFDWRQGGTIVSRTKALGSTSGVLKETLIGRETGIVGNGVVNIGTDAAPQYVANTTNVSAQTYNNTFFDRGNEASALYDASYLKLRQLSIYYKFNKSLVNRVGFQKIKIGLTGSNLFLFTENPHFDPELNALQGQSITQGVEDFSYPSTRSFGISIKTEF is encoded by the coding sequence ATGAAAAATTTATTTTTCGGGTTACTTGCGCTATTTACTATTAGCCTAAGTGCTCAAGAAGATCTTGTCGTCTACGTTATAGATTATGAGACCAAAGCACCAATTAAAAACATAACTGTTACGCTTGTGAATGATCAACAAGGTTATGAAGCAGAAAAGACCACAAACGAAGTAGGTAAAGCCTCTTTTAATTCCATTGCCGCTGCAAACGGTTATCAAGTTATTTTTGATGGAAACAAAACATACGGAACCACTATTTCTGATATGGTAGATGTGCGTTCTAATGAAGAATCGGTGGTTAAATTGTTATTGTTTCCGGCTTCATTTCAGCAAGAAATATTAAACGAAGTTGTTGTTACTGCTTTAGGTATTAAAAGAGAAAAGCAATCTTTAGTATCTTCCGTAACCACTATAAAGCCTGCTGCTCTTACAGAAGTTACGCTTACGAACGTGGTAAATAGCCTTGCAGGACAAGTTGCTGGTGTAAAAGTTACCAATGGTTCTTCTGGTGTAGGATCTTCTTCTCGTATTGTTATTCGTGGAGAGAATTCTTTAAGCAGCTCCAATCAACCTTTATTTGTTGTTGATGGTGTGCCTATTAGTAATGAGCAAATTACAAGTGATTTAGTAAACGACGGTTCGTTACAAGAAGTAGATTATGGTAATGGTGCATCTGAAATTAGTCCGGATGATATTGCTTCTATTTCTATTTTAAAAGGAGCTGGTTCTGCTGCTTTATATGGTGCAAGAGCTGCTAACGGAGTGGTACTAATCACTACCAAAAGAGGTGAAAAGAAAAAAGGTTTGGGTATTAGCATTAATAGCTCTTTAACCATAGAGACTTTATTAACCTTACCAGATTATCAAAATGTATATGGTGGTGGTTCTAATGGTGAATATTCTTTTCAAAATGGTGCTGGAGCTGGCGTTAATGATGGTGGTTTAAGTAGTTATGGTCCGCGTTTAGATCAAGGTTTTTTAATCAACCAATTTGATAGTCCATCTGTAGATATCAACGGAAATACAGTTCGTGCTGGAGACGTTATTGCAAGAACACAAGCAGACGGAACTTTAACACCAATTACACCTACAGCTTGGGTTTCTAACCCTAATAATGTGCGTAATTTTTTTAAAACCGGAATTACGAAGCAAAATAATATTGCTATTAGCTCTTCTGGTGATAAAGGAAGTAGTAGATTTTCTTATAGTAATTTAATAAACGAAGGAATTGTACCAAATACCGATTTAAAAAGAGATGGTATCTCTATAAGTTTGAACCAAGAATTACACAACAAGTTACATGTAAATGCTTTTGTTAATTATATTAATACAAGAAGTGGTAACCGTCCTAATTTAGGATACGGATATGAAAACCCTCTTTATGGTTTTAATTGGACAGGTAGACAAGCAGATATTAATTCTTTTAAAAATTATTGGCAAGCAGGACAAGAAGGTTCTCAGCATTTTGATATTAACTACAACTGGTTAACAAACCCTTATTTAACTGTTTTTGAAAACACCAACAGTTTTAATAAAAACAGATTTTTAGGAAACGCTGCTGCCGTTTACAATATTACAGACAAATTAACTGCAACTATACGTACTGGTTTAGATACTTATAATGATAAGCGAGAATTTAGACGTGCTGTAAGTACCAATGCAAATCTAGAAGGATCTTATAGAGAAGACAATGTGTTTTTTAAAGAATTAAACACAGATGTATTAATCTCTTATGATGATGTAATTAATGAAAATTGGAAATACAATGTAAGTGCAGGTGCTAACCGTTTTGATCAAGAAATAGAATACAGTTATACTTTAGCGCCTCAATTAGCTATTCCAGATATTTTTACACTTGCAAACTCTAAAGCTGCTTTGGTTGCAGAAAGTAATACGTTTACTAAAAGAATAAATAGTGTATATGCAACTGGTAATTTAAACTATAAAGATGCTCTTTATTTTGATGTTTCTTATAGAAATGATTGGAGTAGTACCTTACCTGCCAATAACAATTCTTTTGGATATTATTCTGCCGGCGTAAGTGCTGTAATTAGTAAATTAGTGACATTACCTGAAGCAATCTCTTTCTTAAAACTTCGTTTTAGTGGCGCAAGTGTTGGTAATGATACAGATCCTTATCAAAACAACCAGAACTTTTTATTAAATCAGAACTACGGAACCAATTTTCGTGTAACCAATGAGAATGTACTAAAGAATTCCAATTTAAAACCAGAAAGATTAAATGCTTTAGAAACTGGTGTTGAAGCTTGGTTTTTTAAGAATCGATTACAAGTAGATGTTTCTGCCTATCAAAATACCAGTGTAGACCAAATTATATCTAGTCCTATTTCTCAAGCAAGTGGTTTCGGTAATTTTAATATAAACGGTGGAGAAGTTCGTACGAGAGGTTTAGAAATTTTATTGAGTAGTATTCTTATTAAAAATAAAGATTTTAAATGGGAAAGTTCTGTGAATTTTTCTACTTCTAGAAGTATTGTTACAGAATTACCAGAAGGAGTAGATCAATTTGTAACAGGTTCCGCAGACGTATTTTCTGGTTCTGGCGGTTCTAATAGTGTTTTTTATATTGCCCAAGAAGGTGGTAGAGTTGGAGATATGTTTGGTACTGGTTTTGTAGAAATTGATGGAAAAATTCTTCACAATGCTAATGGTTTACCTGTACAAGACCCTAATTTACGCTTATTAGGAAATTATAATCCAGATTTTCAAATAGGTTTTAACAACAACTTTACCTATAAAAATATAAACCTATCCTTTTTATTCGACTGGAGACAAGGTGGAACAATCGTTTCTAGAACGAAAGCTTTAGGAAGTACTTCTGGTGTATTAAAAGAAACTTTAATAGGTAGAGAAACAGGTATTGTAGGTAATGGTGTGGTTAATATAGGTACAGATGCAGCACCACAGTATGTAGCAAATACTACTAATGTTTCTGCACAAACATACAATAATACCTTTTTTGATAGAGGTAATGAAGCAAGTGCATTATATGATGCTTCTTATTTAAAATTAAGACAATTAAGTATTTACTATAAGTTTAATAAAAGCTTAGTAAATAGAGTTGGTTTCCAAAAAATAAAAATTGGGTTAACAGGTAGTAATTTATTCTTGTTTACAGAAAACCCTCACTTTGACCCTGAGCTAAATGCTTTACAAGGACAAAGTATAACACAGGGTGTTGAAGATTTCTCATACCCATCTACAAGAAGTTTCGGAATTAGTATTAAAACTGAATTTTAA
- a CDS encoding DUF2064 domain-containing protein: protein MINLKHSKTAILIFSLSQEAENLRKPFLQKKDTASKLNALIKEKVSSLGVDYFHYTEKDQKGNNFGERYVNTVSDIFKKGYNNVITVGNDTLGLEKKHLRAAIESVENNQIPIGPSYDGGFYLLGIRKDQFKASEFLSLPWESSTLYKELKTLLSAKEIATATLPYLYDLDEELDISKNIASLSFLKIKALKLLQNLQVVILKVSKYILQKFKEASLNHLYNKGPPLVCN from the coding sequence TTGATCAATTTAAAACATTCTAAAACTGCTATTCTTATCTTTTCGCTTTCGCAAGAAGCCGAAAATTTACGTAAGCCTTTCCTTCAAAAAAAGGATACGGCTAGCAAACTGAATGCTTTAATTAAAGAAAAAGTTAGTTCTTTAGGCGTAGACTATTTTCATTATACAGAGAAAGACCAAAAAGGAAATAATTTTGGTGAACGTTATGTAAATACTGTTTCCGATATTTTTAAAAAAGGGTATAATAATGTTATAACAGTTGGTAACGATACTTTAGGTTTAGAAAAAAAGCATCTTCGTGCTGCCATAGAATCCGTAGAAAACAATCAAATACCTATTGGACCTTCTTACGATGGTGGTTTTTATCTTTTAGGTATACGTAAAGATCAATTTAAAGCCTCAGAATTTCTTTCACTTCCTTGGGAATCATCAACATTATATAAAGAATTAAAAACACTTTTATCAGCAAAAGAAATAGCAACTGCTACACTTCCTTATTTATACGATTTAGATGAAGAGTTAGATATTTCTAAAAACATTGCGTCACTTTCTTTTCTAAAGATAAAAGCACTTAAATTATTACAAAATCTACAAGTAGTAATTTTAAAAGTAAGCAAATACATTCTTCAAAAATTTAAAGAAGCTTCTTTAAATCACCTATACAATAAAGGACCTCCATTGGTTTGTAATTAA
- a CDS encoding TlpA disulfide reductase family protein, whose translation MKKSIVILCLIIGLISCQKKQSGYIVEADITGLKDSTKVLLFNSNTWKELDSTIIINNKFTFKGKLNDPTPVGIYISDVSIGFWLENKKITINSSKEELLEKNNDFSKIITGSETNKIALRHEKLLKPFRDRQAETYKKFNKKLISEEAYKAYRDSITNTSTKFLFENPNNYFSLSEILDYRFDLKKEKLEDYFSQLPLELKKSSYGKILDDFLHLKRVKEGDDIADIIGKNLDGEEVKLSDFKGKVVLLDFWAGWCPPCIKQIKEEFPSLIEKYKDKNFQIVSYSFDIRREMWKNASDKLEINWPNFSKLTKINIDPVALQYDISSIPITFIISEEGKVLKKVEYNDDLEKELDKVLLGKE comes from the coding sequence ATGAAAAAAAGTATTGTAATTTTATGTCTTATAATTGGCTTAATATCTTGTCAAAAAAAACAAAGTGGTTATATTGTAGAAGCAGATATTACAGGTTTAAAAGACAGTACAAAAGTACTTTTATTTAATTCTAACACTTGGAAAGAATTAGATTCTACAATCATCATAAATAATAAATTTACTTTTAAAGGAAAATTAAATGATCCTACACCTGTTGGTATTTATATTTCTGATGTATCTATTGGTTTTTGGTTAGAAAATAAAAAAATTACGATAAATTCTTCTAAAGAAGAACTATTAGAAAAAAATAATGACTTTAGTAAAATTATTACAGGTAGTGAAACAAATAAAATTGCACTTCGTCATGAAAAACTTTTGAAGCCTTTTAGAGACAGGCAAGCAGAAACGTATAAAAAATTTAATAAAAAACTTATTTCAGAAGAAGCATATAAAGCATATAGAGATTCAATTACAAATACTTCTACTAAATTTCTATTCGAGAATCCTAATAATTATTTTTCTTTATCAGAAATCTTAGATTACAGGTTTGATTTAAAAAAAGAAAAACTAGAAGATTATTTCAGTCAACTTCCTTTAGAACTAAAAAAATCTAGTTACGGAAAAATATTGGATGATTTTTTACACTTAAAACGAGTTAAAGAAGGCGATGATATTGCAGATATTATCGGAAAAAACTTAGACGGAGAAGAAGTGAAATTAAGTGATTTTAAAGGCAAAGTAGTGCTGTTAGATTTTTGGGCAGGTTGGTGTCCTCCGTGTATAAAACAAATAAAAGAAGAATTTCCTTCGTTAATAGAAAAATACAAAGACAAAAATTTTCAGATTGTAAGTTATTCATTTGATATAAGAAGAGAAATGTGGAAAAATGCAAGTGATAAATTAGAAATAAATTGGCCAAATTTTTCTAAACTAACTAAGATTAATATTGATCCGGTTGCATTACAATATGATATATCATCCATACCAATTACTTTTATTATAAGCGAAGAAGGGAAAGTTTTAAAAAAAGTAGAATATAATGATGATTTAGAAAAAGAATTGGATAAAGTATTATTGGGTAAAGAGTAA